Proteins from a single region of Aureibacter tunicatorum:
- a CDS encoding DEAD/DEAH box helicase, giving the protein MKFDSLKINKFIKRSLDENGLEEMTPVQEQSIPVLFAGKDLLSIAPTGTGKTLAYILPLVRSLHYAQGTRPRALILVPTKELIFQVEEVFKKVSDNVDLRIALIYGEGNKNKQIKALEDGCDIVVATPGRIQEMVSIRALHLNDIKHFIVDEADTLLDEGFATQFKYVLDALPEKRQNALFSATFSHETQAIAHSFLKSAEKVVIGGGIALPEKIHQRAIDVPNIKTKLNVLADLVNDVEVFSKVLIFTETKKVAERVQQFLHHRYFEGTSDVVHSNKDQNYRLRVLDEFKNGILTAVVATGVIGKGVDIEGVTHVINFEVPKDYEDYVHQIGRTARAGNSGESITLVEPDEYEDFENIQKWIGVEVPLEELPEGTMVIEMQPRGPRIDKHGNSVRHKNQRKDDERGDAFHEKKEKNKKVNVRVKAMKGLSKKAQKTLGLKSNGRPRKRRK; this is encoded by the coding sequence ATGAAATTTGATAGCCTTAAAATAAATAAGTTCATTAAGAGAAGCCTTGATGAAAATGGCTTGGAGGAGATGACTCCAGTACAAGAACAGTCAATACCAGTTCTTTTTGCCGGAAAAGATTTGTTGTCCATAGCTCCTACTGGGACTGGAAAGACGTTAGCTTATATTTTACCGTTAGTGCGTAGTTTGCATTACGCTCAAGGAACCCGCCCTAGAGCATTGATATTAGTCCCTACCAAAGAGTTGATTTTCCAAGTGGAAGAGGTCTTTAAGAAGGTTTCCGATAATGTTGATTTGCGCATAGCCTTGATCTATGGAGAAGGCAATAAAAACAAGCAAATTAAAGCTTTGGAAGACGGTTGTGATATTGTAGTGGCGACACCGGGTCGAATTCAAGAAATGGTTTCGATTAGGGCTTTGCATTTGAATGATATCAAACACTTTATAGTGGATGAGGCTGATACTTTATTGGATGAGGGCTTTGCGACTCAGTTTAAGTATGTGTTGGATGCCTTGCCTGAGAAGCGTCAAAACGCATTGTTTTCCGCTACATTTTCTCATGAGACTCAAGCGATCGCCCATTCTTTTCTTAAAAGTGCGGAAAAAGTAGTTATCGGAGGAGGTATTGCCTTGCCTGAGAAAATACATCAAAGGGCGATTGATGTGCCGAATATCAAAACTAAATTGAATGTTCTAGCTGATTTAGTTAATGATGTCGAAGTTTTCTCAAAGGTTTTGATTTTTACAGAAACTAAAAAAGTTGCCGAGAGGGTTCAACAATTTTTGCATCATAGATATTTTGAAGGAACGTCTGATGTTGTGCACTCCAACAAGGATCAAAATTATCGTTTGAGAGTCTTGGATGAGTTTAAGAATGGGATTTTGACGGCAGTAGTAGCTACTGGTGTGATTGGTAAAGGTGTGGACATCGAAGGAGTGACGCATGTGATTAATTTTGAGGTGCCAAAGGATTATGAAGATTATGTGCATCAAATTGGTCGTACAGCAAGAGCTGGCAATAGTGGTGAGTCGATTACTTTGGTAGAGCCTGATGAATATGAGGATTTTGAAAATATTCAAAAGTGGATAGGGGTTGAAGTGCCTTTGGAAGAATTGCCTGAAGGAACCATGGTTATAGAAATGCAACCAAGAGGTCCAAGAATCGATAAACATGGGAATAGTGTCAGACATAAGAACCAAAGAAAAGATGATGAAAGAGGGGATGCATTTCATGAGAAGAAAGAGAAAAATAAGAAAGTCAATGTAAGGGTTAAAGCTATGAAAGGCTTGTCCAAAAAAGCTCAAAAAACATTAGGTCTTAAGTCAAATGGAAGGCCGAGGAAGAGAAGAAAGTAA